In Gemmatimonadales bacterium, the genomic stretch TCCTTGTCGGCGCCGCTCGGCGCTACGCGCTCCGGCATCAGATCCTCGACCATCCGGGCCCCCGGGCCTCCCACACGCAGCCGACTCCCCGCGGTGGCGGGCTGGGCCTCGTCGCGGCAGTGTTGCTTGTCCTCCTCATGCTGTCGGGAGTCCGTTCAAGCCCTTCCTTGCTGCTCGCCCTCACCGGGGTGGTGCTGACGGCACTCGTTGGCTGGCTCGATGATCGGAGCTCGCTTGGCGTGCGCGCCCGGCTCATGGCCCACCTCGCCGCGGGCGCAATGCTGCTCCCGCTCGCGCTCTGGCCTTCCGCAGTCCCCGCGTGGATGGAGATGTTCGCCGGATTCTGGTGGATCTTCTGGGCCGTCTCTGCCATCAATGTGGTGAACTTCATGGATGGGATCGACGGACTCATCGGCTCGCAGGCAGTCATCTTTGGCGCTTACCTCGCGCTCCTTGGCGAGTCTGGTGGAATGGCCGGAGTGGTCGGCCTTGTGCTCGCGGGTGCATCCGCAGGATTCCTGCTGTGGAACTGGCCACCCGCCAGGATCTTTCTTGGCGATGTCGGCTCCGGGGCGCTTGGCCTGTTGTTCGTATTGGGAGGGCTGTTGCTGATCAGGGAGGGGCGGGCAACGGTCGTCATTGCATTCCTGCCACTGTACCCATTGTTCCTGGATGCAACTGTCACCCTGTTGCGGCGCCTGAGGCGCGGAGAGCGCGTCACCGAGGCTCACCGCAGCCACCTGTACCAGCGACTGGCAAACGGAAGCTGGGGCCATGCCCGGGTCACAGTGCTCTATGCGGCGATGGCCGCGGCAGCTCTGCCCATCGCTCTCCTACCGCCAGGTTGGATGAGCCCTGCAATCGCTGCCTATTTCATTTGCGTGCTTGGCCTCGGTGTCGCGCTCGACCGTCATTCCGCGCGCCTGCGACGGTGATATTCCGGCGTCCTCAGTCAGCACGCCTCCCCCTTTACCAATTCCGACCCCCAAGCTATTGTATGACAACTACTTGACGCCAGCTTGACACAGCCGTGTAACATTATGTGTCGTCCACCACGTGGAGACACCACTGACCCCACAGTTGAGAGCCCACCCACCCGCCGGTCTGCGCAACCGCCACCTCCTGGCGCTTGACGCCGTATTGCTTCCTCTCGCCACCTTGGCCGCCTTTACAATCCGCTTTGAAGGGCTGACCTGGCCACCGGGGTATGCACTCGTTGCCGCCTGGTTCGTGGTGCTTTCGCTGCCAATCAAGATGGGGGTGGCGCTCGGGTCGGGGCTCTACCGGCGGGTCTGGCGACACGCCAGTGTACACGAGGTGGAACAGATCCTGGCCGCCGCCGCGGTTTCGGGCGTCCTCTGCTTTCTGGTCGGCGCCTTTGTCATTTCGGGCGCGGGGCCTCGCGCCGCATCGGGTCCCACTCTCGCTGCTCGTGCTCGACGCTTCTTCGCGGCCGCCATCTTTACGCTGCCGCGGATGGCCGTCCGGCTGATCGCCGCCCGGCGTCGCTCAGGCCGGCAGAAGGACGCGCAGCGGGCCCTGATTGCCGGCGCCGGTGCCGCCGGGGCCATGATTGTCCGTGAACTGCGCGGCAATCCCGAACTCGGCCTCGATCCCGTCGGCTTCGTGGACGACGATCGCTCCAAGCAGGGCAATCGGGTGTTCAACCTTCCCGTGCTGGGGTCACTCGGCGACCTCACCACCATCGTCAAGTCGCATAAGATCGATGAGGTGATCATCGCGATGCCGAGGGCGCCGGGCACCGTCATCCGCGAGGTGCTTGACGCAGCTGCCGCGGCCAAGGTGAAGACCCGCACCGTCCCCGGCATGTTCGACATCATCTCCGGTCGGGTGGCGATCCGCGCCCTGCGGAAGGTGGAGATCCAGGACCTGCTCCGGCGGGAACCGGTCACCACCAGTCTCGAGGGGGTGCGGACCATCGTGGCGGGCCATACGGTGCTCGTTACCGGCGCCGGCGGGTCGATCGGAAGCGAACTCTGTCGGCAGCTGGTGGACCTCGGCCCCGAGCGGGTCATCCTCGCGGGACATGGCGAGAACTCCATCTTCGATATCCTGAACGAGCTGCGGGCCAGTGCGCCCGATATCGAGTTCGTCCCGGTCATCGTGGATGTGCGCGACCGCGAACTGCTGAGCCAGGCCTTCCGGCAATGGACCCCCATCGCGGTGTTCCACGCCGCCGCGCACAAGCATGTGCCGATGATGGAGCGCAACGTCGCCGAGGCCATCACCAACAACATCCTCGGCACCAGGAACGTGGTCGAGCTGGCCGCCGAGTTCCAGGTCGAACGATTGGTCCTGATCTCGACCGACAAGGCGGTGCACCCCACCAACATCATGGGGGCCACCAAGCGGGTCGCGGAGATGGTGGTGCAGAGGGCGGCAAGCGAGCACGGCCGGAACTTCGTGTCCGTGCGGTTCGGCAACGTGCTCGGCTCGCGCGGCAGCGTGGTGCCGACGTTTTTGCGCCAGATCGGCAACGGGGGGCCCGTCACGGTCACCCATCCCGAAATGCGCCGCTACTTCATGACGATTCCGGAATCGGTGCAGCTGGTCCTGCAGGCGGGGTCATTGGGGAAGGGCGGGGAAGTGTTCGTGCTGGACATGGGGGAGCCGATCAAGATCGCCGACCTCGCCGCCGACCTCATCCGGCTGTCCGGCAAGGAAGTCGGCACCGACATCGAGATCCGGTTTTCGGGGAGTCGGCCGGGCGAGAAGCTCTACGAGGAGCTCTTCTTCAGCGCCGAGAATGCCACACCGACCGAGCACGAAAAGGTGCTCTGCGCCACGAATGCGACCCTCCCGGCGGGCACCTCCGAGCGGGTCAGCCGGATCATCATCGCGGCCCAGGAGGGGCGGCCCGAGGTGGAGCTGCGCCGGCTCCTGATGGAACTGGTGCCCGACTTCGACCCGACGCTGGCGGCTTCCCAGCCCGTATCCGCGCCATCATTGCCCACGGAAACCCGGAGGCCCTGAGCGCTGCACCGGCACCAGCTGTCATGGTGAAGCCGTCCGGGCGTCCCCCCTCTCCAGATCCTGGAGAGGGGGACAGGGGGTGAGGTGAAATCGGCGGGGCAGGAACCGAGAACGAGGGAGGGTCGGAAGACTGCCGGAAGGTCGCAAAACCGCCTGGTGGTGGCGAGCACACCCACCAACGCAGTTCCTCCGAGCCTCCCTCTACTCCGACCCTCCTTCGTCTTGGGAGAACCTTGGACCCCGGCGATTCTGCCGCGGCGAAAGCCGGGGGCCGGGGTGACGGGCGGCAGTCCTCAGGCCATCCGCTCCACCAGCGCCCGGGCAAACTCGCTCGTCTTGAGGAGCGTGGCGCCCTCCATCTGCCGGTGGAAGTCGTAGGTCACCAGCTTGGCCGCGATGGTCCGCTCGATGGCGCGCACAATCAGGTCCGCCGCCTCGTCCCACCCCAGGTAGCGCAGCATCATTTCCCCTGACAGAATCACCGAGCCCGGGTTCACCTTGTCCTGGTCGGCATACTTCGGCGCGGTGCCGTGGGTCGCCTCGAAGATGGCGTGCCCCGTCTGGTAGTTGATGTTGGCACCCGGCGCGATGCCGATGCCACCCACCTGCGCCGCCAGGGCGTCGGAGATGAAGTCGCCGTTCAGGTTGAGGGTGGCAATCACGTCGTACTCCGCCGGCCGTGTCAGGATCTGCTGCAGGAAGGCGTCGGCAATCACGTCCTTGACGATGATCCCGTTCGGGAGCCGGCACCACGGGCCCCCGTCGATTTCGACGGCGCCGTATTCCTGCTTCGCGAGTTCGTACCCCCAGTCGCGGAACCCGCCCTCGGTGTACTTCATGATGTTGCCCTTGTGCACCAGCGTCACGCTCTTCTTGTTGTGCGCAATCGCATGGTCCAGCGCCGCGCGGATCAACCGCTTTGACCCCTCGGCAGAGACCGGCTTGATGCCGATCGAGCTGGTGTCCGGGAAGCGGATGGCCGTGACCCCGAGCTCCTGCTGCAGGAAGGCAATGAGCTTCTTCACTTCAGGCGTGCCCGCCTTGTACTCGATGCCGGCGTAGATATCCTCGGTGTTCTCCCGGAAGATGATCATGTCCACCTG encodes the following:
- a CDS encoding nucleoside-diphosphate sugar epimerase/dehydratase, translated to MLPLATLAAFTIRFEGLTWPPGYALVAAWFVVLSLPIKMGVALGSGLYRRVWRHASVHEVEQILAAAAVSGVLCFLVGAFVISGAGPRAASGPTLAARARRFFAAAIFTLPRMAVRLIAARRRSGRQKDAQRALIAGAGAAGAMIVRELRGNPELGLDPVGFVDDDRSKQGNRVFNLPVLGSLGDLTTIVKSHKIDEVIIAMPRAPGTVIREVLDAAAAAKVKTRTVPGMFDIISGRVAIRALRKVEIQDLLRREPVTTSLEGVRTIVAGHTVLVTGAGGSIGSELCRQLVDLGPERVILAGHGENSIFDILNELRASAPDIEFVPVIVDVRDRELLSQAFRQWTPIAVFHAAAHKHVPMMERNVAEAITNNILGTRNVVELAAEFQVERLVLISTDKAVHPTNIMGATKRVAEMVVQRAASEHGRNFVSVRFGNVLGSRGSVVPTFLRQIGNGGPVTVTHPEMRRYFMTIPESVQLVLQAGSLGKGGEVFVLDMGEPIKIADLAADLIRLSGKEVGTDIEIRFSGSRPGEKLYEELFFSAENATPTEHEKVLCATNATLPAGTSERVSRIIIAAQEGRPEVELRRLLMELVPDFDPTLAASQPVSAPSLPTETRRP
- the icd gene encoding NADP-dependent isocitrate dehydrogenase — translated: MAPTSTTPAQKTPAPVKGESITMAGGKLSVPSHPIIPFIEGDGIGPDIWRASRLVLDSAVKAAYGDKRQIAWVEVLAGEKAKNQVDNWLPEATLQSITTHLVAIKGPLTTPVGGGIRSLNVALRQKLDLYACVRPVRWFAGVPSPVKDPGQVDMIIFRENTEDIYAGIEYKAGTPEVKKLIAFLQQELGVTAIRFPDTSSIGIKPVSAEGSKRLIRAALDHAIAHNKKSVTLVHKGNIMKYTEGGFRDWGYELAKQEYGAVEIDGGPWCRLPNGIIVKDVIADAFLQQILTRPAEYDVIATLNLNGDFISDALAAQVGGIGIAPGANINYQTGHAIFEATHGTAPKYADQDKVNPGSVILSGEMMLRYLGWDEAADLIVRAIERTIAAKLVTYDFHRQMEGATLLKTSEFARALVERMA